One segment of Paraburkholderia sp. PREW-6R DNA contains the following:
- the bcsD gene encoding cellulose biosynthesis protein BcsD — MVPILDYLMERQISPQWSGMLGALAAEFEAQLGHDELRQLMHRVGTRFAHTHPLPDCGSTSALQETLNQVWQQMDWGFVELADEAQSLCILHYCAPLQAFGKTALTWTPAFLEGAYQTWLSALGAQGLSVVQTSGIGEDTAIEFRLGRHPR; from the coding sequence ATGGTCCCAATTCTCGATTACCTGATGGAACGTCAGATCTCGCCACAGTGGAGCGGCATGCTAGGTGCATTGGCCGCTGAGTTCGAAGCGCAACTCGGACATGACGAACTGCGACAGCTCATGCATCGCGTCGGGACTCGCTTTGCGCACACGCATCCGCTGCCGGACTGCGGCTCGACCAGCGCGCTGCAGGAAACGTTGAATCAGGTCTGGCAGCAGATGGACTGGGGCTTTGTCGAACTCGCGGACGAAGCGCAATCGCTGTGCATTCTTCACTACTGCGCGCCGTTGCAGGCGTTCGGTAAGACGGCTTTAACCTGGACGCCCGCTTTTCTCGAGGGCGCGTATCAGACCTGGTTGAGCGCACTCGGCGCGCAGGGTTTGTCGGTTGTGCAGACGAGCGGTATAGGCGAAGACACCGCCATCGAGTTCCGTCTGGGCCGGCATCCGCGCTGA
- the bcsP gene encoding cellulose biosynthesis protein BcsP — protein sequence MSSSSDIEKLFDHFGGDASAYQEIGRENEARSARTRWPLLVTLDLTQPEIPAIGQRREARREPVTEAPVAVDRQDTTSKDAASVTRAKAPLFTRSHRRDIPPVAVPVARPAEIQGASRFGKVDMDEADAPVKLAQPAQAAHAPVSTPVHAPINAPAFTPAFTPAHTPAHTPAHTPAHTPAYAPAYAPVGAPVYASVNAPSRDTAAAPRATPAWAQAATPSHSRVTAPAAPATPAHSLALQPASILGKLFANTAEAAPAPAAPKSGESAPLRSVFDRLRGVPAQPAATAAAAPAPSHSWLVDGPHRS from the coding sequence ATGAGTTCATCGAGCGACATCGAAAAACTTTTCGATCACTTTGGCGGTGACGCCAGCGCGTACCAGGAGATCGGCCGCGAGAACGAAGCGCGTTCCGCGCGCACGCGTTGGCCGCTGCTGGTCACGCTTGATCTGACCCAGCCTGAGATTCCCGCAATCGGACAACGGCGCGAAGCCCGCCGTGAGCCGGTCACGGAAGCGCCCGTCGCCGTCGACCGTCAGGACACCACCTCGAAAGACGCCGCCTCGGTAACGCGCGCGAAGGCGCCGCTTTTCACCCGCTCACATCGACGGGATATTCCACCGGTCGCGGTGCCGGTCGCGAGGCCCGCCGAGATACAAGGTGCATCGCGATTCGGCAAGGTCGACATGGACGAGGCCGATGCCCCGGTGAAACTCGCGCAGCCTGCCCAGGCGGCGCATGCGCCCGTTAGTACACCCGTGCATGCGCCCATTAATGCGCCTGCTTTTACGCCTGCTTTTACGCCTGCTCATACGCCTGCTCATACGCCTGCTCATACGCCTGCTCATACGCCGGCTTATGCGCCGGCTTATGCGCCTGTTGGTGCGCCCGTCTATGCATCGGTCAATGCGCCGTCTCGCGACACCGCGGCAGCGCCCCGCGCCACCCCGGCATGGGCGCAAGCCGCCACGCCGTCCCACTCGCGCGTCACCGCACCTGCTGCACCTGCCACACCCGCACACTCACTCGCACTTCAGCCGGCTTCGATCCTCGGCAAGCTGTTCGCGAACACGGCCGAAGCCGCGCCCGCGCCGGCCGCTCCGAAAAGCGGCGAATCCGCGCCACTGCGGTCGGTTTTCGACCGGCTGCGCGGCGTCCCCGCTCAACCGGCCGCCACGGCCGCCGCCGCGCCCGCTCCATCTCACTCGTGGCTCGTCGACGGCCCGCATCGCTCATGA
- the bcsQ gene encoding cellulose biosynthesis protein BcsQ, with product MKVIAVVSAKGGVGKTTLAANLASVLAAGGRRVIALDLDPQNALRLHFGVPLDSVDGLSRATLTGDPWQTVMFDGVDGVTVLPYGAVLEDDRRRFEAYIDQDPRWLAQSLQNLRLDPSDIVVIDTPPGSSTYVRTALTAATFALNVVLADAASYAAIPQMERLIATYAAPRPEFGGEGYVINQIDQSRQLTKDVLKVLRQMLGGRMFPGVIHLDEGVSEALACDTTLIHYDPLSQAASDFRVCGDWLMAAIDALTVSPRNVA from the coding sequence ATGAAAGTCATCGCCGTGGTGTCTGCCAAAGGCGGCGTCGGCAAGACCACGCTGGCCGCCAACCTCGCGTCCGTGCTGGCTGCCGGCGGCCGGCGCGTGATCGCTCTCGACCTGGACCCGCAGAACGCGCTGCGTCTGCATTTCGGCGTGCCGCTGGATAGCGTCGACGGCCTGTCGCGCGCCACGCTGACCGGCGACCCCTGGCAAACCGTGATGTTCGACGGCGTGGACGGCGTGACCGTGTTGCCCTACGGCGCCGTGCTCGAAGACGACCGCCGCCGCTTCGAAGCGTATATCGACCAGGACCCGCGCTGGCTCGCGCAATCGCTGCAGAACCTGCGGCTCGACCCGTCGGACATCGTCGTGATCGACACGCCGCCGGGTTCGTCCACGTACGTGCGCACCGCACTGACGGCGGCCACTTTCGCGCTGAACGTCGTGCTCGCCGACGCCGCCTCTTACGCGGCCATTCCGCAAATGGAGCGGCTGATCGCCACTTACGCCGCGCCGCGTCCCGAGTTCGGCGGCGAAGGCTACGTGATCAACCAGATCGACCAGTCGCGCCAACTCACGAAAGACGTGCTCAAGGTGCTGCGCCAGATGCTCGGCGGCAGGATGTTCCCGGGCGTCATCCATCTCGATGAAGGCGTGAGCGAAGCGCTTGCGTGCGACACCACGCTGATTCACTACGATCCGCTCAGCCAGGCCGCCAGCGATTTCCGCGTATGCGGCGACTGGCTGATGGCGGCGATCGACGCACTCACCGTTTCCCCGAGGAACGTGGCATGA
- the bcsA gene encoding UDP-forming cellulose synthase catalytic subunit, protein MSTQSQELDGAESSRLERFVNAHFWNSRIVTGIVTLFALVMLYFVFTVPLAFYEQLLFATCCFITALWFRRLPGRYPTMVMIMLSIVMSGRYMFWRLTATTYWEHPLDAAWGLLLVSAEVYSTIVLLLGYFQTAWPLKRRPMPLPASRAEWPTVDVFIPTYNEPLSVVKPTIFAALALDYPAEKISIHVLDDGRRPEFKAFCEEVGVNWTIRTHNRHAKAGNINEALKITQGEYLAIFDCDHIPTRSFLQIGLGWFLRDKLLSMLQTPHHFFSADPFERNLGTFRKVPNEGELFYGLVQDGNDLWNATFFCGSCALLRRTMVEEIGGIAVETVTEDAHTALKLHRLGYTTAYLAIPQAAGLATESLSGHIGQRIRWARGMTQIFRIDNPLTGKGLKIGQRLCYLNAMMHFFYGIPRLVFLTAPLSYLFFNAHVIEAAASTIAIYALPHMMHASITNSRMQRSFRHSFWAEVYESVLASYITAPTLLALINPKLGKFNVTAKGGQIEKNYFDWAISRPYLFLLLLNLIGFCVGIVHIYLNWHVRSIVNTTVLNLGWTVYNMLILGASVAAASERRQIRAVHRVAMKMPVMLKFSTGRTLACETIDYSEGGVGVALPAKIEVPMHERVTVSLFRGDEEYAFPATVGFTAPGRVGLRFSAMTREQEYEFVKTTFARADAWTGWAEGRQQDTPLRGLSHVLTVGARGIVGLFEHLYADIRTSLQSRPVDVKTLKTKD, encoded by the coding sequence ATGAGCACGCAATCGCAAGAACTCGACGGCGCGGAGTCGTCGCGCCTCGAACGTTTCGTCAACGCGCACTTCTGGAACAGCCGCATCGTCACCGGCATCGTTACGCTGTTCGCGCTGGTGATGCTGTACTTCGTGTTCACGGTGCCGCTCGCGTTCTACGAGCAACTGCTCTTCGCGACCTGCTGTTTCATCACCGCGTTATGGTTTCGCCGGCTGCCCGGCCGGTATCCGACGATGGTGATGATCATGCTCTCCATTGTCATGTCGGGCCGCTACATGTTCTGGCGGCTCACGGCCACCACGTACTGGGAGCATCCGCTCGACGCGGCGTGGGGTCTGCTGCTCGTCTCCGCCGAAGTCTATTCGACCATCGTGCTGCTGCTCGGCTACTTCCAGACCGCATGGCCGCTCAAGCGCCGGCCCATGCCGCTGCCCGCGTCGCGCGCCGAATGGCCGACCGTCGACGTCTTCATTCCCACGTACAACGAACCGTTGTCGGTCGTGAAGCCGACCATTTTCGCGGCGCTCGCGCTCGACTATCCGGCCGAGAAAATCTCGATCCACGTGCTCGACGATGGCCGTCGCCCCGAGTTCAAGGCGTTCTGCGAAGAAGTCGGCGTCAACTGGACGATCCGCACGCACAACCGCCACGCGAAAGCCGGCAACATCAACGAAGCGCTGAAGATCACGCAGGGCGAATACCTCGCGATCTTCGACTGCGATCACATTCCGACCCGCTCGTTCCTGCAGATCGGCCTCGGCTGGTTTTTACGCGACAAGCTGCTGTCGATGCTGCAAACGCCTCACCACTTCTTTTCCGCCGACCCGTTCGAGCGCAATCTCGGCACGTTCCGCAAAGTGCCGAACGAAGGCGAACTGTTTTACGGTCTCGTGCAGGACGGCAACGACCTGTGGAACGCCACGTTCTTCTGCGGTTCGTGCGCGCTGCTGCGCCGGACCATGGTCGAGGAGATCGGCGGCATCGCGGTGGAAACCGTGACCGAAGACGCGCACACCGCGCTCAAGCTGCACCGCCTCGGCTACACCACCGCGTATCTGGCGATCCCGCAGGCAGCCGGTCTCGCGACGGAAAGCCTGTCCGGCCACATCGGCCAGCGCATTCGCTGGGCGCGCGGCATGACGCAGATTTTCCGGATCGACAATCCGCTCACCGGCAAGGGCCTGAAAATCGGCCAGCGGCTGTGTTACCTGAACGCGATGATGCACTTCTTCTACGGCATCCCGCGTCTCGTGTTTCTCACCGCGCCGCTGTCGTATCTGTTCTTCAACGCGCACGTGATCGAGGCCGCGGCCAGCACGATTGCGATCTACGCGCTGCCGCACATGATGCACGCGAGCATCACCAACTCGCGGATGCAGCGCTCGTTTCGCCATTCGTTCTGGGCGGAAGTCTATGAGTCGGTACTGGCGTCGTACATCACCGCGCCGACTCTGCTCGCGCTGATAAACCCGAAGCTCGGCAAGTTCAACGTGACGGCCAAGGGCGGCCAGATCGAGAAGAACTATTTCGACTGGGCGATCTCGCGGCCGTATCTGTTTTTGCTGTTGCTGAACCTGATCGGCTTCTGCGTGGGCATCGTGCACATCTATCTGAACTGGCACGTGCGCAGCATCGTGAACACTACGGTGCTGAATCTCGGCTGGACCGTCTACAACATGCTGATCCTCGGCGCGAGCGTGGCGGCGGCAAGCGAGCGCCGGCAGATTCGCGCGGTGCACCGCGTGGCGATGAAAATGCCGGTCATGCTGAAGTTCTCGACCGGGCGCACGCTCGCGTGCGAAACCATCGACTACTCGGAAGGCGGCGTGGGCGTCGCGCTGCCCGCGAAGATCGAGGTGCCGATGCACGAACGCGTGACCGTGTCGCTCTTTCGCGGCGACGAGGAATACGCGTTCCCCGCCACTGTCGGCTTTACCGCGCCGGGTCGCGTGGGTCTGCGTTTCTCGGCGATGACCCGCGAACAGGAGTACGAGTTCGTCAAGACCACGTTTGCCCGCGCCGACGCCTGGACCGGCTGGGCTGAAGGCCGTCAGCAGGACACGCCGCTGCGCGGACTGTCGCACGTGTTGACGGTCGGCGCGCGCGGCATTGTCGGGTTGTTCGAGCATCTGTACGCCGACATTCGCACTTCTCTGCAAAGCCGTCCTGTGGACGTCAAGACGTTAAAAACCAAAGACTGA